The window CAACAAAGGGAATGCAAGTCCTTTATAGCTACTCCAAATTCTGCCAAGGATCCTTCCTGGACATCTTAGTTTGATCTTTAATGTCCCTTGAAGCCCATTCTAAAGGCTTGGTGGCCAGCCTGAGGGGCTCTGGGAAGGTGGTGGGACCTTCAGGGAGTGTGGccaagtggaaggaagttagttGTTGGTGTGCCCTGAAAGGTGATGTTCATACCCTGGCTCCCTTCTAGCTCTCTTcacttcctggtcaccatgaggtgaacagatttcctctgccatacactccggccatgatgttctgcctcgccaCAGGGCCAAAGACAGTGGGGACAAGTGATCATGGAGCGAAACTGAGACAAAATAAATCCTGCCTCCTTTAGGTTATCTCAGATATCTtgtcacagtgagaaaaatctAACAGATCAGGACATTCAACATAGGACACCTAATAAGGCCGAGATAGGATCTTGAAGCAGCAATTACCAAACTGCCTGCTGAGCTGGAGGAAGCAGCCGTGAGCAGGACTCTCAGCTCTTATGGGGACCTGCCCCTGATCACTGGCAGCCTCTTCTAACTTCAGGTCTTGGTGAGCAGGTTGTATCCGTCTCAGGGACTCAACTCTTTGTAAGGCCAAGCAGTGGCCCCCCTGAAAATATGATTCCTTCCTTACCTTCTGCCTAGCTTCAAGCAGGGCTTTCTCCAACTTGTCCACGGTGAGCTGGAAAGGCTCCGAGTTCTCTTCAGTTATCTGGAAGAGAGCCACTAGTGAGAAATGCCCATGGAAAAGCATCTGGATCTGGATCCTGCATCCCCATCCACCAGGGCACCAGCCCAGCATGTCATCACCCCAATTTCTCCAACCCTCCCCCCCATCACATACATGGGGACAGAATAAGGTCCCCTATACTCCCCAAGTGCCCCAGAACTATCCCTTGCCAAGGTGGGCTGAACAGTGAAGGGCCCATTCTGACCTCACTTTGCAGGTGGACGGGAAAGAGCTCAACTTTTGCATACAGGTGGGAGACAAAGGTGAAGCCACCATAGAAGGGAGTAGGGACCAGAAAGGTCTCTGGAAGCACAGAAAGACACAGCTATTAGTCGAGGCTCTGTCTGTCAGAACCTTCCAGGCCCCCCAGAATGACAGCAATCCCTTCTATCAGGGGATTGATGTTCTCGGGCTCaggtttcataaaaaaaaattttttttttgatactggggattaaacccaagagtgcttaaccatGCGccccatcctcagtcctattttgtattttatttagagatagtgagaccctgagttgcttagtgcctcttttactgaggctggctttgaactcgcaatcctcttgcctcagccccccaagtacctgggattacaagcttgcGCCACTACACCGGGcaaaatttatccatttttatagGCATAATGTGGAGAAGAAAAGTCTAGTTTCCCTTTGATGGTGAAGTAGacaaggagaagaggaagggtcACCGTTGTGAATGGCTCAGAATCGGGGGCCTGGATCATGCTGGGCTGGCTAGTGGAAGGAACACTGGTCATCAGGAAAGTCTTGTGTGCTTCAGCCAAACACTAGAGGCCAAGGTCCATGCCCATGAAGGGCTCCTGTCATTTGGACCTGGTGACCTCCTATGTTCTTTTCTTCCTACCCATTTGGCCTCACTGATGAGCTAACCAAGGCCCCAGACTTTCATCTTGGCCACTTCCTCCCATGTAACCGGATCTCTTTAATACCTGAGCCTCTTGCTTGGGCAAAGCTAAAGAGAGATTGAGGACAGAACTCTCAGCTTTATGTGATCCAGAAATAATTCGCATTTTTTGAGAAACAGGGGATCTATAAAGCCCAAGCCAGTGACCAAGGCTCCCTGTATTACTCTTGAGCCCAGCTAGGAACATAATGATTCGGCAGCCATTGTCAACATTCCTGGGTGTCCCTCCTTGAGACCTGACATGTCTTTTTTTCATAGTAAATGAGGACTCTCCATCCCTCGCTTCCCCAGAAACAATAGCAGCCAGTGTAGACGGGCCAGCTCTTTGAGGGAAGGGCCTCGTATCAGGATGCTCTTCCTCCCCCGCCCCAGTGCCTGGCTTTTCCTGCCCATGTGCCAACATTTCACCGAGAGGGAGAGCCGAGCCGCCGACTTACCACCTGGATCGCCGAGAACCATGAGCAGGGCAGAGAAGATGGAGCAGCAGCCATTTAAAACAACCACCTGAGGACAACACACCGGGTGGGGGAGAAGAGCAGCACCCATGGAAGAAGGTGAAGATGTGGCCGTGCCATCTCCCGCCCTCTGAAGGGGACAGGCACCAGGCGCCTCCTGAGCTGGGACCCGCTGGCCTCTACTCTGCCTCGGCCCGGAGGTCTCCACTGGCTCTCCCCGTATTCCCCAGTTAATACAGAGGTTCCCCAGGATTAGAGCCCTCCCCAGGCTGACTCACATTTTCTGGATCCAGGCGAGTGGGCGCCCTGCAGTAATAGGTCAGGAACCGAGCGACTTCCTCCCGCAGGCTGTGGACAGACCCAGAGACACCTTCCTCACTCGGGGTCTAGGTGTCAGACTTTTTCAAAGGACCCAGTGTCCGACTTCAAAGAGATCTTTGCCACCTAGTCCAACCTCGTCCTATAGGTTTCTGGACCAAGGACATCACCCACCCCAGCCCAGGTGACGGGGAGTCCGTGAAAGCCGGGGTTTGGAGTTGGAGGCGAGGCTAGGGCACCTCAGGCTGCCTCCTGCCGAGGTTCCTCTGCAGGCATTTCCTGGAAGTTGTTACTCAGAAAGACAAGAATAGGGCATGTCAAATCCCTCCCTGGGTGAAGATCCGTGGGCCAGGATCCTGGGGGTGCAGGTCACTTACAGTGGGTGCCCTCTCCAGTCGGAGTACTGCAGCAGGTCCTCCTCAATGCAGTTCATGTCATTCTGACACAACTGTTGACAAACGGAGCTTGAAGCAGCTGAACAGGGTAGCCCAGGAGACCTCGGCCCACTCCCAGTCTGCATGCAAGTGTCTGCTGTCCACTTACATGGCCTCCCAGAAGAGGCGTGGCACTAACGCTGCCCACTCCTTCGTGAACAGACGCCCCATCTTGTCAGATTATGCACAGAAATGTCCCATTGGGAAGTCGGCGACAACCTCCCCACCCCAAAGCTTCCTTGGCAGCCTACCAGAGAATACCCCTGGCCACCGCCAGCAAGGCCCGGAGGTTAGGGTGCTGTTCTAGAAGCTCTCCGTCCACTGCCTTTCCCCGTGTTCTACTCATCTCCCCCATGAGGCCGAGGAACATGCTAGAAGACTTGAAGGGGCGAGTCTCAGCACAGCTCAGAACTCGACTTACCCTTTCGGTTATCAGATCCACGCAGAGCTTGTTCTCACTGACACCAAGGTTAAGAAAGCCCTGGAGGTGGAAGAACCTGAGATCAGCCTCTGGTAACCCTGCAGACACGCCAGTAAATACTCTCAGGTGAGCTCAAAGGAAGTCTCGCTGCCCCCTGAGGCAACTCAGTCCATGTTTGACAACTTTAAGCATTTAGACCTTTCCAAGGACCAAAATCTTACAGCCTGCCAATTTCCTCCTTTAGAGCCACAAAGATAATGGTAGCTGTATTGTGTCCCATCTACCAGTCACTGGGTTATCACGTGCCGGGTGCTGGACTCAGTGCTTCACAGTGAGCAGCCTTAACTTCTGAGAAGAGGGTCTTCAGTGAGCAAAAAGAGTGAAGATGAGAAAAGTGGAACAGTCAACCAGCCATGTGACCTCGTGTGATGGGCAGAGCGCCACCTGCCTGACCTGGACCCTGACCACCACGGGCCCTGACTGGTCTCCATCTCTGCTCTTACAGGTCAGGACGTCTCCAGGAGATGTGGCCCTTCACAGAGCAAGAGAGACGGCCCACCGAACCCCTTGGGAAACAGATGGCCTTTGGCCACACTTCCCCGAGATGGGGACAGACAGGGGATGCGTGGCTAGGACTGGCCTCCACCTTTAGCTGAAGAGCTGTTGGCTCTCCTTGTTGGAGACTTTTGTCCCCTTGTTCCACCCATAGAGCAGCATCTTAACAGCTCCCGCCCACTGCTGTCTGCACTTCCTGCCATGGCACTCACTGTCCCTCTTGGGCCACAGGGGCCTTCTTTCCAAGCCCTCCCTCTGGGAAGCTTTTATGGACCCTGCTGCTCCTTCCTGGAAGGGACCCAACAGGGCTGGCTGGGTCGGCCTTTAAGACCCTTTCCCAGACCACCTGAACCGGGGCCCCCTAGGGCTCTCAAAGCATTCACGTTTGTTTCCCTGCTGGCCGACCACAGCCACCACACACCACATTCCACAGGCCAGCGTGGCTCTCCGCAGTGACCCGAGGGACTGACTCCTAGGGGTTACGAGTTGGGACTTAGGGAAAGGTGGTGGGGGTAGAAACCCAGGTCCCATTCTCCAGCTCCCTGGGCCATGCCACCTTATCAGCCTTGCTGGAAGGAGACGACCAGGGCTCATCGGGTGTGAAAGGCAAGATGGCAGACAGCATTTGGCACAGGACTCAGTACATCCCAGGGATGGGGCCTCCAAGCTGTCCCCTGTTCTTACCAAGGGGTTCTTCTCCTCGTGGTATTTGTCTTGCAGGTAGGCATCATAGTCCTGGAAGTGTGACTGGTAAAAGTCAGAGATGTCCACCCCGCGGTTGGACAGGACGTGACTGACGAACGAAGGTTGAAAACTACTTTGCCAAACTGGCTGGTCAGGTTGCCTAGGTGATGGGGACTTCTTCCAAACCTCTTGAGAGTTCAGGGAAGGGAGAGACTCGTGGAGCCTCTGGTCCGCTGCAGCCTCAGTCCACAGGAGGCTGATCACCTGGCACACAGTATCGTTTATGACATCCTCCTGCTCACGGACAACTTGAATGCGATTTGCTTCTTCCAGTGACTGGGCCTGCCTTTGCCTGGTTGTCAGCTTCACGAAGTGATCCCCTATGGTCTGCTGCAAGTTGAGCATCAACTCCAACAGCTGAGCATAGATGCCCCTGTCTCGGAAGTCCATGCCACTCTTCTGGTTACAAGGTGTGGGGTCAGCATCCAATGGGTTACTCATACTTCAGGAAATTTTATTGTCCTCAGAAGACTGACTGGAACCTACGAGAAAGAGAACATGCACCGACACCAAGGAGATTCTCCCTGCCTCGGGTCCAGGCAGGGGTAGGGTCAGAACTTCTTGATCTCAAGCTCATCACTGGATCTTTCCAGAGCTCTGCCTCCGTTTCAGGTTCAGAGTGGTTCGGGAAATGACCTACTCATGTAAGGGCGATGCCCAAGTGACCAAGCACAGACACTAGTGCACCTCAATCAAGTGGCATTAGAAGGAGGTCTGGGAAAGAGCCTCAGGGCCCAGTGAGGAAGGGGACTGAACAGGTGCTCTCGGTTTTCCATCCTGTGCTTCAACCAGAGCCTGCTTTATCGGGATCTAAATAGCAAAACCAGATTCTGCTGTGGAAATTCAGCCCTTCTCTTTACTGGTTTCCCCCAAGTTTGCCAGACCAGGTACCCAGTCCTTCCATCGTATCTCACATGGCTTCCTGTTAATGACTTCAACCTACTTGCTAGGAAGCTGCCTTAGGCTCACATCACTAGTGACCAGAGCCTGAGAAGATGCTTCTCAAACTCCGAGTCCACCAGAgtcacctggagggcttgttaGGCCACAGGGGGTGGAGCCAAACCACTGGACTTTGGTTCAGTATGTCTGGGGCCAGACCCGGGAGTCCTCATCTCGACCAAGTTCCCAAGACCACACATGGAGAATATCGGACTGTTCAAATCAACATTAtttctgaaaacatgaaaaaagacaGGTGATCTTCTTAAAGCcttaaagaatcaaaataaattagaTCGCAAGAATCTAGAAGGTAAGGCAACTTGAGGCAAACAGCTCTAATTCTTTCAGACAATGTCCATATCACCAGATAACAAGACCCATTTCCCAAAATCGAGACTTACGCCGCTTCCACTAAGTGCTACAATTTCAAGTTCTTTTTCCATGAACATCCCTCCCATGAAATACAGCCTTATTGCTGCTTCTCCAGATTTATGGCACCAGCACTTCAGATACTAAATGCTCCTCCCAGCCTCTCCAAACCATGTCGTCTGCTTGAGATGTTCCCATGGCAACCTCTATTTTTCCTCCATGACCCTTAATATCATACTTGTCCAGTGTATGCCCAGACCAGCCATCACCGTCACAgccttagcacagtgcctggcacacagccgACAGACCCAGCTACTGAGCAGGAGAAGCCCAGCCGCAGTTGGTGAAGACAGGAGCCAAGAACTAAGACCTGGCTCATGGCCGATGGAGCAAGGGCTGCGGAAGCCACAGGACAAGGCCGTGCCCAGGCTCATGGTGCAACCCTCACCAACAGTGGTACAAAGACCGTTGTTCACCAGCCAGGGGATCACACTATTGAGAAAGTCTTTGAACTACTGGGTGTCTACACCTAGAGTAACCCTTTATCCCACAAGCAGAACTTTCTAGCTTGTCTGAACTCACTCTCCCACAAGGAAGAGGGTACCTCAGTGGGGCCCTCAGCTCTGGGTAAGGCACCCGTCCTTGGGGACTCCTGGACAGCATGGAGAGGCGCTTCAGGGAATTCCCTTAACTTTCCACAGGCAGCATTAATCATCTCTGCGGAGCCTGAGGAGAGCTAGTAGGAAGGCCAAGATGGCAGCGGCGGCCCTCACAACAGGGACGAGTTCGTCACCTTCACCCAGGCCTAGACTCACACATCAAGGGTCTCCATCCCGCGTCACCTAAGAAAATCAGAGACGGCAGCTCTGTGGACAGTTAGAGGACTTCTCAAACAGAAGACAGGGCAGAAAATGGGGGTCACAGCAGGCAATGGGAAGGAatgattttcctgaaaaatgtgttttctggAAAGAAGCGAGCAGCGGCAAGACCAGGAGGAAGCCTCGAGGTCAGCCCTCTGCCCAAACTTGCCTTTGGTACAGGAAAAGGGAAAGCCAGAGTCAGAGGTCAAGGGTCGGACGTTCTATTTCTCCTCCAGCAGAAGCAGAGGCTAGAGGAGAaatgaggcatttttttttaagaggtggatttcatgaaaatcaaagggagaagaGCGGTGTAGGGAAAGGGGACggagggcctggaggagggacGGAAAGGGGAGGAGCTACAGGAAGAAATTGACAGAACAGTGTCAGGTGCAGGCATGTCtgtcacagtgaattccactttcAGGTACCAATGTGCCAATTAAACAAAATCAATTAACAGGAACaccaacagtgtgtgtgtgtgttggggggtagCACTGGAGACCagaatggagcaaattaaatgtatttatgaatGTCAAGATGAATCCCCCAACTATGTGAatcataatgcactaattaaaatccTTCACCAATGACGCTGTTCCACAAGGCAACGTGCCCCTAAGATTCAGCCCTAATTGCCTCTCACTGGGGCGCACAACCCTTTCCTCCAGTCTTCTTGGCTAGTCCTTGGTTTCAGTGTTCCTTGGCTTCCCATCGCCTGCCTCCGGGTTGTCACTCAGGGACCTCAATGGCAGCTACCAGCAATGCCTCAGATAAGATCAGCTGCTGCCAACTGCCCCTGACAAGCGCTGAGGGACCGACCTTGAACTGTAGAAGCTGGGAACATGTCAAAACGGGTAGGAACGGGCTGCCCTCCTGTTCCTTACTGTGCGGGCGCGTGACTCTGGTCTAGGACCCTCGTAGGCATCACCTGATTTCCAAAATGGCTCTTTGAAGAAGCTACCACTGTTAGCCTCACTTTATAGGTGAGAaaccagaggctcaggagaatGAAGTGAAGCACACAAAAGGGGCCCGTTTGATGGGGGAGCTGTAGGCCACCTCAGTCAGCTGCCGAGACCCCAGTGTGCCCTTCAGGCCATCCGCTCAGAGGCCTCTTCTGGGAAGAGTGCGCAGGCCCTCAGTGCTTGGCCCTCCCTTTTGGGATGCCTGGGCCCCTGAGCCCCAGGCACAACTTGGTGCAAAGCTCCTCACTCACTGCCCACCCCAAGGCCTGCACCACCCACCACCCACACTTACCTAGTCTGTGTTCACCCAACCTTCACCAACCTAAACTCCTTCCTCGGGATGAAAAGTGTCCTTACAGGTCAGGGCTGAGACCCGGCGCAGCCCTCCTCTCACTAAGCTTGCCT is drawn from Urocitellus parryii isolate mUroPar1 chromosome 4, mUroPar1.hap1, whole genome shotgun sequence and contains these coding sequences:
- the Accsl gene encoding putative inactive 1-aminocyclopropane-1-carboxylate synthase-like protein 2, producing the protein MSNPLDADPTPCNQKSGMDFRDRGIYAQLLELMLNLQQTIGDHFVKLTTRQRQAQSLEEANRIQVVREQEDVINDTVCQVISLLWTEAAADQRLHESLPSLNSQEVWKKSPSPRQPDQPVWQSSFQPSFVSHVLSNRGVDISDFYQSHFQDYDAYLQDKYHEEKNPLGFLNLGVSENKLCVDLITERLCQNDMNCIEEDLLQYSDWRGHPLLREEVARFLTYYCRAPTRLDPENVVVLNGCCSIFSALLMVLGDPGETFLVPTPFYGGFTFVSHLYAKVELFPVHLQSEITEENSEPFQLTVDKLEKALLEARQKGKKVRGLVLTNPQNPLGVVYSQDSLMEYLEFAKRHHLHVIIDEIYMLSVFDESIKFHSVLSIECLPDPDRTHVIWGTSKDFGISGFRFGALYTHNKEVASAVSIFGYLHGISGITQYKLRRLLQDREWIDTVYLPANHSRLRTAHKYVTKKLRALKIPFVNHGCGLYVWVNLQSYLKPCTFAEERALHRRFLDNKLMLSRGKSYMCREPGWFRIIFAENHVPLKLAMHRFKQALEEHNYDWMVKELEDAMKE